The sequence GACTACCATAGCATTCTACCCGAATATGTTCAACAAGAGAAGGTGAGGCTTTACCTGTTCGGATTGTGGCAAATTCATTTTTTGTTGCCTCCACAACCTTTGTCATTTTCTCTTCTGCTTCTTTATAAATATTTTTTAGCATAAATTTTATCCCCTCCTTTTTAGGTAACCGTTCAGCCACAGAGGCACAGAGTTCACAGAGAATTAGAGAAATTAGTCACAAATGGACACGAATTATAGCACTTATTAATCGAAATTTAACATAGATATGGCTATGAAATTCCAAATCACAAATTCCAAATTCCAAACAAATTCGAATGACCAAAATTCAAAACATTACCCCCCATAGTTTGGTATTTAGGACTTGGAATTTGGTGCTTATTTGAGATTTGGTGCTTGGAATTTGGGATTTTTTCCTTATCCACTCTGAGTAAAATTTTGACTAATAACTGCTATATTCCCTCTCTGTTCTCTGTGACTCTGTGGCTATATCCCTCAACGGTTACCTTTTTAGTTGGTAATTAGTTAAATGGTAGCTGGTAATTAGTTACCAGTTTTATGAAACAATAGTTCCAATCTTTTCTCCTAAAATAATATTAAGCAGGTTATTGGGTTTTAATAGATTAAAGACAATTATGGGGATGTTATTTTCCATACATAAAGATATTGCGGTGAAATCCATTATTCGCAATCTTTCGTTAATGACCTCCATATAGGATATTTTATCATATTTAACTGCATCGGGATATTTAACCGGGTCTTTAGAAAAGATACCATCTACTTTAGTTGCTTTCAGGATAACCTCAGCCCCAATTTCTGCGGCTCGAAGTGCCGCGGCTGTATCTGTGGAAAAAAAAGGATTACCTGTTCCTGCGGCAAAAATCACTACCCGTCCTTTTTCCAAATGCCTGATTGCCCTTCTGCGAATATACGGTTCAGCAATTCTTTGCATCTCAATGGCACTCTGGACCCGGCAAAAAACCTGCCGTGTCTCCAGGGCATCTTGCAAGGCAATGGCATTTATCACCGTGGCTAACATACCCATATGGTCAGCTGAGGTTCTATCCATTTGTGAACCATAAACACTCACGCCACGAAAGATATTCCCGCCGCCGATACTAATGGCTATTTCTACCCCCAGATTGTGAATGTCTTTAATTTGTTCGGCAATGGAGGCAATAACTTCTGGTTCAATTCCATAACCTTTTTTACCTTGAAGCACTTCACCACTGAGTTTGAACAAAACTCGTTTAAAGACAGGTTTTTTATTATCAGTCACCTTTTGTGTTTCCTTTATTTAAAAATCATAGTTAACACTGCTCCAGTTACAGATAAGATTAGCGGGACAAATAAACCAATTAGCCAATAAAAGAGGTGGTCAATTTTACCTGAAATTCCATCCATTCGTTTTTCGAATCCATCCATTCGTTTTTCAAATCCATCCATCCGGACTTCAAGTGCATCAATCCGTTGATTTATTTGTTGATTCCCACTTTTTATCAAATCTTCTAATCGTTGAATTTCTGCGACAAACCTTTTCTCGCGTTCATCTATAAATCTATCATAATAAGGTGGAAGTGTATATTCTTTATAAGCTACTGATTCTCCTGGCATTGCCTATCCCTCCTTAATTTTCTCACCAATCGCATAGCGAACAAACCTGCGAATGGTTATGTTTTCTCTTAATTTGGCAATCACACTCGCCACATAGTCAGAAACAGTTATAGCGGGGTCTTTAATATAAGGTTGTTCCAACAAACAGATTTCCTTATAATATTTTTCCAATCTGCCTTCAACAATTTTATCCCAGAATTTTTCTGGTTTACCTGATTTTTTCGCCTGTTCTATGTAAATTTCCCTTTCATTGGCAACCATTTCTTCTCTAACCTGGTCTTTGGAGACAACATAAGGATTAGAGGCGGCGATTTGCATGGCGATATTTTTCACTAATTCTTGAAATTCAGAATTTTTAGCCACAAAATCTGTTTCACAATTAATTTCAACCAACACCCCAAGTTTTCCACCAGGATGGATATAAGAAAATATTGTTCCTTCTTTGGTTTCGCGGACTTGTTTTTTCTTTGCTTCGGCTAATCCCTGTGTGCGTAAAATTTTCAATGCCTCTTCAACAACTCCATTAGCCTTTTGTAATGCCTCTTTGCATTCCATCATCGGTGCTCCGGTAATTTCGCGGAGCTGTTTTACTTGTTCTGCACTAATAACCATAATTTTTCTCCTTTCTTAATCTTCCACTATTTCTTCTTTTTCCTTGAGTGTTTTTTCTATAAGCTCTTTGTCTAATTCCTCATAGAATTGTGGGAGTAATTCTTCCTCTTCTTCTAACTTCAGAAATATTTTTTCCTCTTCTTCCTCTACTTGAGCCGTCTCTTCTTCAACTGGTAGTTTATCTGCTAATCTTTTACCTTCCATTATACCATCGGCAATCACCGAGGCAATTAACTTCACCGAACGAATCGCATCATCATTACCAGGGATGCAATAATCTACCTCATCCGGGTCGCCATTGGTATCAACAACGCCCACAATTGGAATGTTTAATCTTCTCGCTTCTAGAATAGCTATCTTTTCTTTTTTCGTATCCACAATAAATAATGCCCCTGGCAAGGTTTTTATCTCTTTAATCCCACCCAATAGAATTTCCAATCT comes from bacterium and encodes:
- the tsf gene encoding translation elongation factor Ts; the protein is MVISAEQVKQLREITGAPMMECKEALQKANGVVEEALKILRTQGLAEAKKKQVRETKEGTIFSYIHPGGKLGVLVEINCETDFVAKNSEFQELVKNIAMQIAASNPYVVSKDQVREEMVANEREIYIEQAKKSGKPEKFWDKIVEGRLEKYYKEICLLEQPYIKDPAITVSDYVASVIAKLRENITIRRFVRYAIGEKIKEG
- the rpsB gene encoding 30S ribosomal protein S2, which translates into the protein MTTITMKQLLEAGVHFGHQTQRWNPKMAPYIFSERNDIHIINLQKAMKGLKEAYSFVQETAKTKKPVLFVGTKKQIQTVVMEEAIRCQMPYVTQRWLGGTLTNFETVKKSIKRLNEIKKMEEGGVFEKLPKKEVALLKKEMNRLEILLGGIKEIKTLPGALFIVDTKKEKIAILEARRLNIPIVGVVDTNGDPDEVDYCIPGNDDAIRSVKLIASVIADGIMEGKRLADKLPVEEETAQVEEEEEKIFLKLEEEEELLPQFYEELDKELIEKTLKEKEEIVED
- the pyrH gene encoding UMP kinase, coding for MTDNKKPVFKRVLFKLSGEVLQGKKGYGIEPEVIASIAEQIKDIHNLGVEIAISIGGGNIFRGVSVYGSQMDRTSADHMGMLATVINAIALQDALETRQVFCRVQSAIEMQRIAEPYIRRRAIRHLEKGRVVIFAAGTGNPFFSTDTAAALRAAEIGAEVILKATKVDGIFSKDPVKYPDAVKYDKISYMEVINERLRIMDFTAISLCMENNIPIIVFNLLKPNNLLNIILGEKIGTIVS